In Mauremys reevesii isolate NIE-2019 linkage group 8, ASM1616193v1, whole genome shotgun sequence, a single genomic region encodes these proteins:
- the DUSP1 gene encoding dual specificity protein phosphatase 1, whose amino-acid sequence MVNMQVCALDCETLRELLQERAAQCLVLDCRSFFSFNSAHILGSANVRFSTIVKRRAKGAMGLEHIIPNEELRGRLLSGGYHAVVLLDERSSDLELPKRDSTIMLAVNTLCREARDTRICFLKGGYEAFSSACAELCTKPTAPTGLSLPLSANSMPSSADSGCSSCGTPLYDQGGPVEILPFLYLGSAYHASRKDMLDALGITALINVSANCPNHFEGHYQYKSIPVEDNHKADISSWFNEAIDFIDSVKNDGGRVFVHCQAGISRSATICLAYLMRTNRVKLDEAFEFVKQRRSIISPNFSFMGQLLQFESQVLAPNCSAEAGSPAMSVLDRGTSTTTVFNFPVSIPVHPSSSALSYLQSPITTSPSC is encoded by the exons ATGGTCAACATGCAAGTGTGCGCCCTGGATTGCGAGACGCTGCGGGAGCTCCTGCAGGAGCGGGCCGCCCAGTGCCTGGTGCTGGACTGCCGCTCCTTCTTCTCCTTCAACTCCGCGCACATCCTGGGCTCCGCCAACGTCCGCTTCAGCACCATCGTGAAGCGGCGGGCCAAGGGGGccatggggctggagcacatcaTCCCCAACGAGGAGCTGCGGGGCCGCCTGCTCAGCGGGGGATACCACGCCGTGGTGCTGCTGGACGAGCGCAGCTCGGACCTGGAGCTGCCCAAGCGGGACAGCACCATCATGCTGGCCGTGAACACCCTCTGCAGGGAGGCCAGGGACACCCGCATCTGCTTCCTCAAGG GAGGGTATGAAGCCTTCTCTTCTGCCTGCGCTGAGCTGTGCACCAAGCCAACTGCTCCCACCGGCCTGAGCCTGCCTCTGAGTGCCAACAGCATGCCCAGCAGTGCGGATTCTGGCTGCAGCTCCTGTGGCACCCCGCTCTATGACCAG GGTGGGCCGGTGGAAATCCTACCATTTCTCTACTTGGGCAGTGCCTATCATGCCTCCAGAAAGGACATGCTGGATGCTTTGGGGATCACAGCCTTAATTAACGTCTCGGCAAACTGCCCCAACCATTTTGAGGGGCATTACCAGTACAAAAGCATCCCAGTGGAGGACAACCACAAGGCTGACATCAGCTCCTGGTTTAACGAAGCCATCGACTTCATAG ATTCTGTTAAAAATGATGGCGGAAGGGTATTTGTGCACTGCCAGGCTGGCATCTCCCGCTCAGCAACTATCTGCCTTGCTTATCTCATGAGGACCAACCGAGTCAAACTAGATGAGGCCTTTGAGTTTGTGAAGCAGAGAAGAAGCATCATCTCCCCAAATTTCAGCTTCATGGGGCAGCTACTTCAGTTTGAGTCTCAAGTCCTAGCCCCTAACTGCTCAGCAGAGGCTGGAAGCCCTGCCATGTCTGTATTGGACAGAGGAACATCAACCACCACTGTCTTTAACTTCCCAGTCTCTATCCCTGTACACCCTTCATCCAGTGCTTTAAGCTATCTACAGAGTCCCATCACCACTTCTCCGAGCTGCTGA